In a genomic window of Corynebacterium coyleae:
- a CDS encoding ArsR/SmtB family transcription factor — protein sequence MQPIEARLSDLEARVAALEHASPPEPSPLPGSSKETEQGRVSFAGDITLPTGTYSYEWIRPTAWITDQPWDDAMDRIAALAHPVRGAILRHLLAAPASVTELVESELVSSTGTAYHHLKELQAAGWVRKQGGMFEIPPARVIPLMAIVIAGEDH from the coding sequence ATGCAACCGATTGAAGCACGCCTCTCTGACCTCGAAGCACGCGTCGCCGCGCTCGAACACGCATCACCACCCGAGCCCTCCCCACTCCCCGGTTCCAGCAAAGAAACAGAGCAAGGCAGAGTGTCCTTCGCCGGCGACATCACACTGCCGACCGGCACCTACTCCTACGAATGGATCCGCCCAACAGCGTGGATCACGGACCAACCGTGGGACGACGCAATGGACCGCATCGCCGCGCTCGCGCACCCCGTCCGCGGCGCCATCTTGCGCCACCTTTTAGCTGCACCGGCGAGCGTGACGGAGCTGGTCGAATCTGAGCTGGTTTCCTCCACCGGCACCGCGTACCACCACCTGAAGGAACTGCAGGCCGCCGGCTGGGTGCGCAAGCAGGGCGGGATGTTCGAGATTCCCCCGGCCCGCGTTATCCCGCTCATGGCGATCGTGATCGCCGGAGAGGACCACTGA
- a CDS encoding amino acid-binding ACT domain protein — MSYLIRVSLPDVPGSLGQLAEAFGIVEADINSVDIVESSLDGTVTDDIVVTLPTGVMVDTLITAVASVDGAEVDSIRPFTGRVDRRGQIQMLAQIAAHSGKQADTLEELVNVMPKAVTSSWAVVLSNTDAGLERVAASSAAPEDDGSTPQMPAIEGARILQPDFDEWVPESWFQLDTALTVAPLHGTDLVLVVGRVGGPDFLASEVREVGDLGYIIGAILR, encoded by the coding sequence ATGTCGTACCTCATCCGCGTTTCACTCCCCGATGTGCCGGGCAGCCTCGGCCAGCTCGCTGAGGCGTTCGGCATCGTGGAGGCCGACATCAACTCCGTGGACATCGTCGAGTCCTCACTCGACGGCACCGTGACCGACGACATCGTGGTCACCCTGCCCACCGGAGTCATGGTGGACACCCTGATCACCGCCGTCGCATCCGTCGACGGCGCCGAAGTGGACTCGATCCGCCCCTTCACCGGGCGCGTCGACCGCCGCGGACAGATCCAAATGCTCGCCCAGATCGCGGCACATTCGGGCAAACAGGCCGACACGCTCGAAGAGTTGGTCAACGTCATGCCGAAGGCCGTCACCTCCTCCTGGGCGGTGGTGCTGAGCAACACCGACGCCGGTTTGGAGCGCGTCGCTGCCTCCTCCGCCGCGCCCGAGGATGACGGTTCCACCCCGCAGATGCCCGCAATCGAGGGCGCGCGCATCTTGCAGCCCGATTTCGACGAATGGGTGCCAGAGTCTTGGTTCCAGTTGGACACCGCCCTGACCGTGGCACCCCTGCACGGCACCGACCTCGTGCTCGTCGTCGGCCGTGTGGGCGGTCCCGATTTCTTGGCCTCCGAGGTGCGCGAGGTCGGCGATTTGGGCTACATCATCGGCGCGATCCTGCGCTAG